In Mucilaginibacter celer, one DNA window encodes the following:
- a CDS encoding PAS domain-containing sensor histidine kinase, whose translation MDSLYNGEFSFSNNTSKQDFELLTKALDASLSGIIITDNRQPDNPIIYCNKAFEDITGYHRSEIIGHNCRFLQKDDRDQTARHTLRDAIDNGTNAVVDIRNYKKDGTLFWNELYMSPIKDGDNQVNYFIGVQNDVSRRKKAEDEVKSNHAKMEQRIQERTKDLRENEEYLASIVQTVRESLIVLSPDLKVLSVNDHFINTFKVTREETEGKKLYDLGNGQWNIPELQELLEQILPTNNPVTDFEVAHDFPHIGKKLMLLNAHRIELEGQYKDRILIAIEDITDRRAIEQRKDDFLSIASHELKTPLTTIKGYVQIINRLIKNYDDEKLRESVGKTSLYVERLNNLIGELLDVSRIQSGMIELHKAPFDFDRMINETVASIQHGSGTHEIIITGQTGVQFNGDESHITQVVTNLLSNAIKYSPDHKKIGVHLSVLSGFIKVAVTDHGVGIAKDEQAKVFDRFYRVRDVQQKFPGMGIGLFICASIVSNHNGTLWVESEPGKGSTFSFTLPLTSNYPSKNGGDNGR comes from the coding sequence TTGGATAGTTTATATAATGGGGAATTTAGTTTTTCAAACAACACCTCAAAACAAGATTTTGAATTATTGACAAAGGCGCTGGATGCTTCCCTGTCCGGCATTATAATCACCGATAACAGGCAACCCGACAACCCTATAATTTATTGCAATAAGGCGTTCGAAGACATCACCGGTTACCATCGTTCTGAGATCATTGGCCACAATTGTCGTTTCTTGCAAAAGGACGACCGCGATCAGACTGCCCGGCATACTCTCCGTGATGCGATTGATAACGGTACCAATGCTGTAGTAGACATCCGAAATTATAAAAAGGATGGAACGCTTTTTTGGAATGAACTATATATGTCACCGATCAAAGACGGGGACAACCAGGTTAATTACTTCATCGGTGTTCAAAACGACGTTTCACGCCGCAAAAAAGCCGAAGATGAGGTGAAGTCCAACCATGCGAAAATGGAACAGCGAATCCAGGAACGTACCAAAGACCTCCGCGAAAATGAGGAATATCTGGCCAGCATCGTGCAGACCGTTCGGGAGAGCCTGATCGTGCTTTCTCCTGATCTGAAAGTATTGAGTGTCAACGATCATTTCATCAATACATTTAAAGTCACCCGTGAGGAAACTGAAGGCAAAAAACTCTACGACCTGGGTAACGGACAGTGGAATATACCTGAATTACAAGAGTTGCTGGAGCAGATTTTGCCGACCAATAACCCGGTAACAGATTTTGAGGTTGCGCATGATTTTCCGCATATTGGTAAAAAGCTCATGCTGCTTAATGCACACCGCATCGAACTGGAGGGACAGTACAAGGACCGCATTCTGATCGCCATCGAAGATATTACCGACCGTCGGGCCATCGAGCAGCGCAAAGATGATTTCCTGTCCATTGCCAGTCATGAACTTAAAACCCCGTTGACAACAATCAAGGGCTATGTGCAAATCATTAACCGTCTCATTAAAAACTATGACGATGAAAAGCTTCGGGAATCGGTTGGTAAAACGAGCTTATATGTCGAACGCCTTAACAACCTGATCGGGGAACTGCTGGATGTTTCGCGCATTCAGTCCGGCATGATCGAGTTGCACAAAGCGCCATTTGATTTTGATCGTATGATTAATGAAACCGTGGCAAGCATCCAACATGGCAGCGGGACCCACGAGATCATCATAACCGGCCAGACAGGTGTCCAGTTTAATGGTGATGAATCTCACATCACCCAGGTGGTGACTAACTTGCTGAGCAATGCAATTAAATATTCCCCGGATCATAAGAAAATTGGAGTACATCTTTCCGTGCTGAGCGGCTTTATCAAAGTCGCGGTGACCGACCACGGTGTTGGCATTGCTAAAGATGAACAGGCTAAAGTATTTGACCGGTTCTATCGCGTGAGAGACGTCCAGCAAAAATTTCCCGGGATGGGTATCGGGCTTTTCATCTGTGCTTCGATTGTCAGCAACCACAATGGTACACTATGGGTAGAAAGTGAACCCGGCAAAGGATCGACTTTTAGCTTTACCTTACCGCTGACTTCTAATTATCCCAGTAAAAATGGAGGTGATAATGGCCGCTAA
- a CDS encoding Hsp20/alpha crystallin family protein, with amino-acid sequence MTLVKFNPAKNSNSLIPGLNDVFDSVFNDTFFNDRLTTRVPAANISETEDHYHVELAAPGLKKEEFKLNLDRNVLNVAVERRIEHNDAAKNYSKREYSYNSWVRSFTLPESANAESIEASYTDGVLKIDIAKREEAKIVRRQIEIK; translated from the coding sequence ATGACTTTGGTTAAATTTAATCCCGCAAAAAACAGCAACTCATTAATTCCCGGCCTTAATGACGTATTTGATTCCGTTTTCAATGACACATTCTTTAATGACCGACTGACCACCCGCGTGCCTGCTGCTAATATTAGTGAAACTGAAGATCACTATCACGTAGAGCTGGCTGCGCCCGGTTTGAAGAAGGAAGAGTTCAAGTTGAACCTTGACCGTAATGTGCTAAACGTGGCTGTGGAACGAAGAATCGAACACAATGATGCTGCGAAGAATTACAGCAAGCGTGAGTACAGCTACAATTCCTGGGTTCGCTCGTTTACCCTGCCCGAAAGCGCGAATGCGGAAAGCATCGAGGCGTCTTATACGGACGGCGTGCTGAAAATTGATATTGCGAAGCGCGAGGAAGCAAAAATTGTTCGTCGCCAGATCGAGATCAAGTAA
- a CDS encoding response regulator transcription factor produces the protein MAAKILICDDDEGILDLVELVLKEEGYEVIPELNSLNVANLVGSENPDLVVLDLWMPVLSGDQVLRNLRKDPTTKNLPVMVISASGDGKAIAMNAGANDFIPKPFDLDHLLGRVKALLEAA, from the coding sequence ATGGCCGCTAAGATATTGATCTGTGATGACGATGAGGGGATATTAGACCTTGTCGAATTAGTGTTAAAAGAAGAAGGCTATGAAGTGATCCCTGAGCTTAACAGTCTTAACGTCGCCAACCTTGTCGGTAGTGAAAATCCCGATCTTGTGGTACTTGACTTATGGATGCCGGTACTGTCCGGCGACCAGGTACTGCGTAATCTAAGAAAAGACCCTACTACAAAAAATCTTCCGGTTATGGTCATATCTGCAAGCGGGGATGGCAAGGCAATCGCTATGAACGCTGGGGCTAATGACTTTATACCTAAACCATTTGATCTCGATCATTTACTTGGAAGGGTAAAAGCGTTGCTGGAAGCAGCTTAA